A single Notoacmeibacter ruber DNA region contains:
- a CDS encoding cytochrome (ubi)quinol oxidase subunit III produces MSQTLTQTELDQGSNQQHPGPEIARGDSETGREDETEVFGFWAFMMSDAIIFTLLFATFGVLRQGLAGGPGPRELFSLPLTAAETAALLTSSVTFGVASLGLQAERPGRAIFWLAITFVLGAIFLGLELYEFHDIFSKGGTPQTSGFLSAWFTLLATHGLHVTFGMGWLILIVVQLILYGTEAQVGQRMLRLGIFWHFLDVVWVGIFSIVYLGTLA; encoded by the coding sequence ATGAGCCAGACGCTGACACAAACGGAGCTCGATCAGGGCAGTAATCAGCAGCATCCAGGCCCGGAAATCGCGCGCGGCGATAGCGAAACCGGCCGCGAGGACGAGACGGAAGTCTTCGGTTTCTGGGCCTTCATGATGAGTGATGCCATCATCTTCACGCTGCTTTTTGCTACCTTCGGCGTGCTGCGGCAGGGTCTTGCGGGCGGACCAGGACCGCGCGAACTCTTCTCCCTGCCGCTGACAGCGGCAGAAACCGCCGCGCTCCTCACATCATCGGTCACCTTCGGGGTCGCAAGCCTTGGTCTTCAGGCCGAACGACCGGGCCGGGCCATTTTCTGGCTCGCCATCACCTTCGTGCTCGGTGCGATCTTTCTCGGCCTCGAACTCTATGAATTTCACGACATCTTTTCAAAAGGCGGAACGCCGCAGACCTCGGGCTTTCTCTCGGCCTGGTTCACGCTTCTGGCGACGCACGGCCTGCACGTCACCTTCGGCATGGGTTGGCTGATACTGATCGTGGTCCAGCTCATCCTCTACGGAACGGAAGCACAGGTTGGCCAGCGCATGCTGCGACTCGGCATTTTCTGGCACTTTCTCGACGTCGTCTGGGTCGGCATTTTCTCGATCGTCTATCTGGGGACGCTGGCATGA
- the nadC gene encoding carboxylating nicotinate-nucleotide diphosphorylase → MTQAFAMRVPNLVLEPMVRGALLEDMGAYGDATTRAVVPAGTRWRAEMRARQAGRISGMAIAALAFRLVDPDLVVSTIVEDGQACEAGMTVMAIEGDAASILMGERVALNFAGRMSGIATQTAAFVGEAAGTQARITCTRKTTPGLRIAEKLAVLHGGGFNHRYSLSDAILIKDNHIAAAGGVRAVLQAVKSGASHMMAVEIEVDTLDQLAEVLDEGGAHNVLLDNMETATLSEAVRLVDGRMKTEASGNMRLERIAEVAATGVDYISVGALTHSVGVLDLGLDFS, encoded by the coding sequence ATGACCCAGGCTTTCGCCATGCGCGTTCCCAATCTCGTTCTCGAACCCATGGTTCGGGGCGCTTTGTTGGAGGATATGGGCGCCTATGGCGACGCTACGACGCGGGCCGTCGTCCCTGCCGGAACGCGCTGGCGCGCCGAGATGCGCGCGCGGCAAGCCGGGCGCATCTCTGGAATGGCGATTGCAGCGCTTGCCTTTCGTCTCGTCGATCCCGATCTCGTCGTTTCCACCATCGTCGAGGATGGTCAGGCCTGCGAAGCCGGCATGACCGTCATGGCGATCGAGGGAGACGCCGCCTCGATCCTGATGGGTGAGCGCGTGGCCTTAAATTTCGCCGGCCGGATGAGCGGTATCGCCACGCAGACGGCGGCGTTCGTGGGTGAGGCGGCGGGCACGCAGGCCCGTATCACCTGCACCAGGAAGACGACGCCGGGCCTCCGCATTGCCGAGAAACTGGCTGTCCTCCATGGCGGCGGATTCAATCATCGCTATTCGCTGTCGGACGCCATTCTGATCAAGGACAATCATATTGCCGCCGCCGGAGGCGTCCGCGCCGTGTTGCAGGCGGTGAAGTCGGGCGCCAGCCACATGATGGCGGTCGAGATCGAGGTGGACACACTCGATCAGCTTGCAGAAGTGCTGGACGAGGGCGGCGCGCACAACGTCCTCCTCGACAATATGGAAACCGCGACGCTCAGCGAAGCGGTTCGGCTGGTGGATGGTCGGATGAAGACCGAGGCATCCGGTAACATGCGGCTGGAACGCATTGCCGAGGTCGCGGCGACCGGCGTCGATTACATTTCCGTCGGCGCGCTCACCCATTCGGTCGGTGTGCTCGATCTCGGTCTCGATTTCAGCTGA
- a CDS encoding cytochrome o ubiquinol oxidase subunit IV: MKGSPSEEAQKIQERGNAAPKKLREEELATYLKGLAFAAVLTIAAFAVIMADLLEGWAARLTVYGLGLIQIGVHLYYFLHLDFKGSRREDLLLVLFTTLLAILMVGGTLWIVLGMNARMMPAGMMGGTTSISGGM, encoded by the coding sequence ATGAAGGGCAGCCCGAGCGAAGAAGCGCAGAAGATTCAGGAGCGCGGCAACGCTGCGCCGAAGAAGCTGCGGGAAGAGGAGCTTGCCACCTACCTCAAAGGGTTGGCTTTTGCAGCGGTTCTGACCATTGCAGCCTTTGCCGTAATCATGGCGGATCTGCTGGAAGGCTGGGCCGCGCGGCTGACCGTCTACGGCCTCGGTCTGATCCAGATCGGCGTGCACCTCTATTATTTCCTGCACCTCGATTTCAAAGGCAGCCGGCGCGAAGATCTGCTGCTTGTTCTCTTCACCACCCTGCTGGCCATACTGATGGTCGGCGGCACGCTGTGGATCGTACTCGGCATGAACGCCCGCATGATGCCGGCAGGCATGATGGGCGGCACGACGTCAATCAGCGGCGGAATGTGA